The following nucleotide sequence is from Bacteroidales bacterium.
AGAACCTTTCGGATATGACTTTATCTTTGCCCCCCGTTTACCCGATGATGTGTTGCCCGGATTCACCTATGGGAAGACAAGCATTTACAATACCATACAAATAGTAGAATCCCGCTTAACAAAACAGAAACAGAAATAATGATCAGAACCATATCCTATCTTTGGAAAAATATCTTTCTTACCTGTCTGATATCATTAATGGCAGTTTTATCATACAGCAAAGATAAAGTTCCGGTAACCGGAACAATGAGGTATCTTGAAAATGAAAGGATCAAATTGGGCATCGATATCGACCTTGGTGGTGCCATCACCTATCTGGCCGATCAAACGAATGGTGGAGAAAATATGATCAATAGTTATGACTGGGGAAGGCAGATACAATTATCTTATTACAGTGGTCCATGGCCCTATATAGGGCCTAACGGAGAAGAGCCGGATCCTCATTGGCGGGGATTGGGCTGGAATCCGATACAATCCGGAGATGCCGGAGGAAACCGTTCTAAGGTGATTGAATTTGAATACAGGGGAAAACAATCTATGTACGTACGCTGTATACCCATGCAATGGCCACATAGGAAGGGAATTGCAGGAGAATGCGAATTCGAGTGCCTGTATACACTGGATAATAATGTATTTACCATCGAGGCTACCATTCACAACCAACGTCCGGATAGCAGCCAATACAGGGCCTGTACCCAGGAAATGCCGGCATTATATACCAACGGGAAATGGTATCAATTGGTGACATATCTGGGTGATCAGCCTTTTCAGGACAAACCGGTTACTGTTGTTGTCAATAAGAATGACCACAAAGGCTGGCCATGGGTACATTTTTACACGCCTGAACAGTGGGTAGCCCTTGTGGATGATTCGGGAAAAGGTATTGGTGTATTCCAGCCGGAAGTAATGGAGTTCAATGCCGGTTTCCATGGAGGTGACCCGGCCAAAGGACATGGTGGCACAAAAGATGCTCAAACCGGGCACATCGCTCCTACTGCGAGACAGATACTGGATCATAATATTAACTGGACTTACCGGACATCCTTCATCTTAGGAACGATAGAAGATATCCGGATTTATGCAAAAAAACACCGGAAGACCAATCCATACATTGAATGGGTTTTCAACCATACGCGCAATGGCTGGTTTTATGAAGGTCATATGAAGGATACTGGCTGGCCTTTAAATAATGCCTTGGACATTATTTTTGAAAAAAATGCAAAACTGGTGGGCCCTATTACCTTCTGGGAAGCCGGAAGAGCTTCATATCTGGAAGTTGAGGGAGTATTCCTGACAGCCGGTCATGAATTAAATGTCGAAATTATCATCCAACCGGTAGGTAAATCCGATGGCACAGATTGGCTGAATTGGAGTGAAGGAAATCATAGCACAGAAAAAGAAAGACAGGAAAAATTAACAAAATACCCAGTTACAGATGCTTTTCTGATAAATAAAAAAATACAGGCGGATGGAACCAACCGGACTTACCGCATACGGCTTTCTGATTCACCGCATTATAAAGGTGCCATGAAAAACCTTTCTGTAAAATTCCTGAATGACGGTACGGCACAAATAAAAAAGATAAAATTATGTAATTAAGATCTCAGTGTTATTTATTGTTTTTAAGTCACATTGAATAAGTTGATTATGTTTATTAAATATGACATTAATTGTTGGGTATTACTTAGAAAACGGCATAAGGAATGATTTTTAAACCAACTCATCTTTTTTTATTTCTTATACTTCACCAGAGCTTATATCCGGGCAACAATGACTATATAATCTCTGTTCCATATGACAATTTCTCCATTTTATTCGCAAAACTACGAATAGATGAATGTTGTATGTTGACAAATACAATAAAAACGAGAAGATAAAATGAGCTGTACGACAAAAATAATTGAGCCTGCAAGCAAAATAATTCTGATGGCTACCTTCTAATTTTGCAGGAAACAATAAACCAACAATCATGAAGAAGACATTCATCATACTGATAAGTGTATTATTGGGTATGAATCATCATTTAAATGCAAAGAATATGGAATCACTGGATAAAAAGCAACAGACAATAGTCGTTATTGCCGCCCATACGGCTGCAGGTAATCCCGATGCATTAAAAACCGGACTGAGTAAAGGACTTGATGTGGGATTAACGGTCAACCAGATCAAAGAGATACTAGTGCATCTCTATGCCTACACGGGATTCCCACGCAGCCTACAGGGTATCAACACTTTTATGACAGTATTGAATGAACGTAAAGCCAAAGGCATCCACAACGAAACCGGCGCTGACGCCTCTCCCATAACCGATCCGAGGGATAAATACGCACGAGGCAAAGAAAACCTTGAAAAGTTAACCGGACGGCACGAGACGCAAATAACAGGTGCCAATGCTTTTGCCCCCGCCATTGACCAGTTCCTGAAAGAACATCTTTTTGCCGATATTTTTGAACGGGATGTGCTGACTTTCCAGGAACGGGAACTGGTCACCATCTCCGCTCTATCGGCAATGAAAGGCGTAGAGCCGATGCTTCAATCACATATCAATATGGGTATGAACACAGGGCTTACCGAAAAGCAACTGGATGAAGTAATGACCCTGATCGGTTCCGCCATAGATACCGGACAGGAAAAAACAGGACGCCAACTCCTGAAACAAGTAACCGAAAGCAGAAACAATAAACAATAAACAATAAACAATGATAAAAAAGCTTAGTATCCTCCTGATGATAGGTATGAGTATTGTATCATGTAATAACCAACGAAAAAACAAAAATATGGAAACCAAAGAACAACACACGGCAATATTTCCTAAAGGAACATCCGGATCGTCCGACTGGTTCACAGGTACAGTATATGTACAAGGATTAGTGAATCCAGAAGAGATAGAAGGGCTCTACTCTGTAGGACAGGTCACTTTTGAGCCGGGCGGTAAAACCAACTGGCACACCCACCCCATCGGACAGGTGCTCCTTGTCACCGAAGGGCGCGGATTCTATCAGGAACGTGGCAAACCTGCCAGGGAACTGGCCAAAGGCAGTGTGGTAGTCATCCCTAAGGATGTGGAACACTGGCACGGAGCATCGGCAGATACGAAACTCGTCCATATTGCCATTTCAAATGTGCAAAACGGCAGTGCAGTAACCTGGATGTCGCCTGTCAACGACAAGGAATATGCTGAAGTCAACCAATAATCAATGAATGCCTGAATGAAGACTATCAGGTATTCAAAAAACTTATATTTGTAAAAAATACCACCATGGAACAACAACATAAAGAATCGTTATTTTTTAATTATTCCGATATCTTCTTCAGTTATTATTTCAAGGATGATACCACCTGTGCAAAGATGCAGCTCACCCATTCCCTGACTTATGTGTATTCAGGAGAAATGATTATCGATTATATGGGTGAGAAAACAGTCATTGGTAAAGACGAATGTGCTTTTATCCGTCGTGATGTCCGTACGGTGATGACCAAACAGGCCAAAGACGGAGCATCCTACAAGGGTATTTTCCTGATGTTCAAACGAAATTTCCTGAGGAATTTTTATCAGCAACTCGAAAAGAAAGGTATTCCCAAAGAGTCCGACAAGATTACCCAAAGTGTGGTAAAGCTGCCGCATACCCCCGAAATAACCAGCCTCTTCCAATCAATGACCCCTTATTTCGATCCATCGGTAAAACCCAGGGATGAATTCATGCAATTGAAACTACAGGAAGGCGTTTATGCGCTTTTGAATATAGATAACCGATTTTATTCCACCCTCTTTGATTTTACCGAACCCTGGAAAATCGACATCCTCGATTTCCTGAACGAAAACTATATGTATGACCTGACTATGGAAGACATCGCCACTTTCACCGGACGAAGCCTGGCTACCCTGAAACGGGATTTCAAAAAAGTAAGCCATCTTCCACCACAGAAATGGCTGATAAGAAAGAGACTGGAAGCCGCACACGAAAAAATAAAATTTGAAAACCAGAAAGTAAAAGATGTCTATGTGGATGTAGGATTCAAAAACCTGTCGCATTTTTCCAAGGCTTATAAAGAGGTATATGGTTATGCGCCCACAAAGTAGCATGGATGGTTCATTCTGGAGAAACCATCATTCAAATTCCCTGAGTATTTAAATCTATCCGCACCACTTTTTTATTCATCAATGTAAAGTGGGGTGGTATTGATTTTTTTGATATATTCCTGCCGGGTATCGTTGGATATCATAGGGTAAAATTAACCTGTACAAAGATATAGGTTAATTAAAATGATACTATTTTTGATCCGGTATTTTAAATTATATGCAGGTATCCTGATGATGAAATCCATTCCACGATACGATTTTTATAAAACTAAATACGGGGAAGAACTCCTGATCGATGTGGTCAGTTTAAATTACATCAAAAAATATGTTGAAATTCATCCTGTCCATACCCTTTCTTATTTTGATATTACCTTTATCGAAGAGGGTACCGGCTGTGTCAGCATCGACCATAAAAAGTATGCGGTGCGACCGGGCGATGTTATTTTTTCGATACCCGGTGCGATACGGGTATGGGAGGAAAACCACCAACTGAACGGCTATGCACTTATTTTTGAAGAGGAATTCCTTCTTTCCTTTTTCAATGATCCGCTATTTTTACAGCACCTCGCATTTTTCAGCCCAC
It contains:
- a CDS encoding AraC family transcriptional regulator, translated to MEQQHKESLFFNYSDIFFSYYFKDDTTCAKMQLTHSLTYVYSGEMIIDYMGEKTVIGKDECAFIRRDVRTVMTKQAKDGASYKGIFLMFKRNFLRNFYQQLEKKGIPKESDKITQSVVKLPHTPEITSLFQSMTPYFDPSVKPRDEFMQLKLQEGVYALLNIDNRFYSTLFDFTEPWKIDILDFLNENYMYDLTMEDIATFTGRSLATLKRDFKKVSHLPPQKWLIRKRLEAAHEKIKFENQKVKDVYVDVGFKNLSHFSKAYKEVYGYAPTK
- a CDS encoding carboxymuconolactone decarboxylase family protein, which produces MKKTFIILISVLLGMNHHLNAKNMESLDKKQQTIVVIAAHTAAGNPDALKTGLSKGLDVGLTVNQIKEILVHLYAYTGFPRSLQGINTFMTVLNERKAKGIHNETGADASPITDPRDKYARGKENLEKLTGRHETQITGANAFAPAIDQFLKEHLFADIFERDVLTFQERELVTISALSAMKGVEPMLQSHINMGMNTGLTEKQLDEVMTLIGSAIDTGQEKTGRQLLKQVTESRNNKQ
- a CDS encoding cupin domain-containing protein, whose translation is MIKKLSILLMIGMSIVSCNNQRKNKNMETKEQHTAIFPKGTSGSSDWFTGTVYVQGLVNPEEIEGLYSVGQVTFEPGGKTNWHTHPIGQVLLVTEGRGFYQERGKPARELAKGSVVVIPKDVEHWHGASADTKLVHIAISNVQNGSAVTWMSPVNDKEYAEVNQ